Within Phycisphaeraceae bacterium, the genomic segment TTCGCCCGATCGAGCTGGAGATCCCAGACACCGCCCACCGACACGCCAGCCCGCTTGGCGGCCAGTGCATGCACGGTTCCGATCGATCCTGCGCCAACGATGCCGAGTGAAATGGCCATGCGTCGTTCCTGGGACCGGGGAGCGTAGCGAGAGGTACGCTTCCGCCGTGATCGCTCCTCATGGCCACGCGAAGGCGCCGCCTCGCCGAGTCATCGTCATTGGCGCAGGCATCGTGGGTCTCTCCTGCGCATGGTGGCTGCGGCGCGAAGGGGTGGAGGTCACCGTGCTCGACCGGGATGACCCGGATGAAAGCGCGAGCGCCGGGAATGCGGGCCTTCTCTCGATCGGCCACTATCCGATCAACCGACCGGGTGTGGCGTGGAAGGGTCTTCGCTGGATGGCCAGTCGCCGCAGCCCGCTCTACATTCGGCCCACCGTCGATCGGTCGGTGCTCTCATGGCTCTGGTCCTTCCATCGCCACTGTAACGCGGCGTGGTGCGACCGATGCCTCGCGGCGCTCTGTGCGCTCGGCTTCCCGGCGCTTGAAGCGTTCGAGGCGATCATGGCCGATGCGGCCATCGAGTGCGACTACGCCCGTGATGGGTGGCTTGATGTGGCTCTCACGCCCGCAGGCCTGCGACAGGCCGAGTCCGACGCGCGCGTCGTCGAGCGCTTCGGCTACACCTGCGAGGTGCTCGAAGGCGCTGCCCTTCGCGCGAAGCATCCGATCTTCCGAGATGAGGTGGCCGGCGCGGTGCTCAATTGCGACAGTGCGCGGATTCACCCGGGGCGCTTCATCGAAGGGCTCATGGCGGCCCTGCGCAGGGGAGGGTGCACTGTGCGAATTGACGCCGCCGTCGAATCGCTGCTTGCCACGCAATCCTTGGAGAGAGGCAACGACCTCACTTCGGTTCACGGTGTTCGACTCGTCGGCGGAGAGGTGATCGAGGCCGATGCAGTCATCGTCGCCGCAGGCGCATGGAGTGCAGCGCTCGTCGAGCCGATCGGCGTGCGCCTCCCGCTCATGGCCGCCCGCGGCTATCACCTTCACTTCGATCGCGTGCCCCAGGCGCCGGGCACGGGCTGCGTGCTCGGTGAGACGAAGGTGGCCGTGACACCAATGGGTGCATCGCTGCGACTCGCAGGCACGCTGGAGATCGGGCCAACCGGAAGGCCATGGATGCGCGAGCGGATTGATGCGATCGTCGATGGCGCGGCTCGCTACATGCATGGCGTGCGGACTTGGAGTGAAGCCAGGGAATGGGCGGGCTATCGCCCCTGTCTGCCTGACGGCATGCCTGCGGTCGGCGCGGTGCCATGGGCGCGCGGCGTCATCATCGCCACTGGCCACGCCATGATGGGCATGACCCTTGGGCCGGTGAGCGGGCGCCTGGCAGCGGATCTGCTGCTCGGTCGCTCGCCGTCGATCGATGTCTCGATGCTCGCTGCCGATCGCTTCGGTCGTCTCACGCCGCGCGCGGGCGCCCGCCGCGACGCATCCGCCAGCGCCCGCTGACACAGGTTCCCGAGACGGCTTCCACGCCCGCTCCGAAGA encodes:
- a CDS encoding FAD-dependent oxidoreductase; translated protein: MIAPHGHAKAPPRRVIVIGAGIVGLSCAWWLRREGVEVTVLDRDDPDESASAGNAGLLSIGHYPINRPGVAWKGLRWMASRRSPLYIRPTVDRSVLSWLWSFHRHCNAAWCDRCLAALCALGFPALEAFEAIMADAAIECDYARDGWLDVALTPAGLRQAESDARVVERFGYTCEVLEGAALRAKHPIFRDEVAGAVLNCDSARIHPGRFIEGLMAALRRGGCTVRIDAAVESLLATQSLERGNDLTSVHGVRLVGGEVIEADAVIVAAGAWSAALVEPIGVRLPLMAARGYHLHFDRVPQAPGTGCVLGETKVAVTPMGASLRLAGTLEIGPTGRPWMRERIDAIVDGAARYMHGVRTWSEAREWAGYRPCLPDGMPAVGAVPWARGVIIATGHAMMGMTLGPVSGRLAADLLLGRSPSIDVSMLAADRFGRLTPRAGARRDASASAR